CAGGCTTTTACAAAAAGTCCGATTAACAGAGGTTTCAGTATAGATTATTACGGTGCGTAACAACTCGACGCCAAGTGAGTGAGAGATTGCATGCGCGGTGTGATGTCTCGAATCGGCGATGAAGTCAGTTTTGCCCCGGCTTGCTCCTCTTAGCATTGCTCCGGCCCAATCCCCGGCCGGTCTGCACTTAGCCCATTGAGACCTTCAAGGAGTCTGCATGCCGGACGATTACCGCATTCGCAAGGTGCTGGAATCACTCGAAGATGACCCAACGACAAGTGTTCGTGAACTTGCCACCCGGGTGAATCTTAGCCGCTCACGGCTGGGACACTTGTTCAAACTTCAAATGGGCGTGGATCTGAGTCATTTTCTCGCGAATGAGCGGCTGGAGAAAGCAGCGGAACTCTTGCGGCAAACCGATCTCTCAGTCAAGGAGATTGCGGCACGGAACGAATGATTAAGACGCCGAAGACTCAGAAGTGGATGTTGAGTCTGGGAGGAAAACAATGGACCAGAGCGCACACGGACATCCAGAACCTTACGTCAGCCCGGAAGAGGCGGCGGCATTCTTGAAAATAAATCGCCTGAAGATCATTCGCATGGCGCGTTCCGGTTCGGTGCCGGCGCATCCGCTTGGGGCCGGAAAGAGAAGGCAGTGGCGATTCAAACTTTCAGAGCTTGATAAGCACATGCAGGGTGGTATAGAAACAACGCACCCGCCCGTGCGCCAATGAAGGGAATGTAAATGGCGCAACGGTATCAAGACGGGCATCTCAGAAGAGCGAAGCGCAAGCGCGGAGCTGACGTGTGGGAGTTTCTATGGCGAGAATGCGGGCCGAATGGCAAGCGGCGACAGAGAACTCTCACAGTAGGCAGCGTGGACGAGCTTCGCACTGAAAGGGAAGCCCTAAACAGAATCCAGCTCTTGCGAACGAACATTAACCGTGATCTTCCAAGATCGGCACTGATGACGTTCGAGGATCTGGTCAATCACTACCGCCAAACGGAATTGCTGGCGGACAACAAAACCGAGAAGACCAGGAGCACATACTTGGTCTATCTCAAAAACTGGATCCTTCCGACCTGGGGCAAAGAGTACCTGCACAGCATTAAGCCGGTAACAGTCGAGCATTGGCTCAGGAATCTGGGAGGACTCAGCAACGGAAGCAAGTGCAAAGTCATAAACATTATGTCAGGAATCTTCAGTCACGCAATCCGGTATGAATTCGCAGATCGAAACCCAATCACTGCGGTCCGGCAATCTGGCAAGCGCGAAAACGTTCGGTTCTACTCGAGATAGCGGAACTGCATCGTCTGTTCGATGAGTTGGAACTTCGGGAACGGGCGATGATTGTTTGCGACGCGCTGACAGGGATGCGAAGAAGCGAACTGATGGGGTTGCAATGGTGCGATCTGGACTTCTTTGAGATGCTGCATCAATATCGTCCGATCCGTGGTCGACCAGGTAGTCGGTAGTTGCAAAACGGAGGCATCGCGCAAACCCGTTGTCATGGATGAGCACATTGCGCAAGCGCTCATGGCATGGCGGCAGGAAAGCACGTACACAGCTTCCACCGTTGGGTTTGGGTTCACTACAGAAGAAGGGTCGGCAGCCGCTGTGGCTTGCCACAGTGATGCGCTACTACATCCAGCCGGCAGCACAACGGGCCGGCATTGACAAGAAAATCGGCTGGCACACCTTACGGCATACGTTCTCGACTCTGATCAAGTCGCTGGGCGTAGACGCGAAGGTTGTTCAGGAACTCCTGCGGCATGCATCTTTCAAAACAACGATGGACGGCTACACGCAGGCTTTGGAAGCACCGAAACGCCAAGCACAGGCAGCTTTGGCGGACCTGATCATGCGCACGGGTAAGGTTGGAAACGCATGATTTTGACTATTGTTGTGGAGTGTTGTGGGAATTACGGCAAGGACGCTGCTAAGTCATTGATTCTTTGGCGTCCCCGACGGGATTTGAACCCGTGTTACCGCCGTGAAAGGGCGATGTCCTAGGCCGGGCTAGACGACGGGGACGCGTGCAGGCGGGAGTTATCATCCGCATTCGAATCCAGCGCGGCTAGGGTTCAGATCAACCACTTTGCTTGAATGCGGTTGGTTTTTTGCACCTGACAGCTAACCTGCTGAACTGCCCTTTGATAGTAGCAGTGGCAGAAAGCCTGTGTCAAAGAAACCGGCGCTGCTGAAACTTGGTAAATTAGTGTGATGAGCTTCAGCAACGCAAATCGCGGAGGACAACCGGAATGACTTCGCGGACAGCAGTTGTTCTGGGCGCTTCAGGGCTGGTTGGCGGCTTCTGCCTGCGCGCGCTGGTCGACGATCCAGATTACACGCGAGTGCTGACATTCGGTCGCAGAGAGCTACCATCGCTTACGCGAGCCAAGGTTGCGCAACGCGTGGCCGATCTTGCGACACTTTCCGCGGAAGATTTTCAAGGCGCACAAGATGTGTTCTGCGCGCTGGGCACCACGATTCGAAAAGCCGGATCGCAGGAAGCTTTCCGCCACGTTGATATGGAATTGCCGTTGCGGGCTGCCGAGCAAGCAGTGCGGGCCGGTGCTGAACAGTTCGTTGTAGTGTCTTCAGTGGGTGCTGATCCGGCCAGCAAGAATTTCTATCTTCGCACCAAAGGTGAGATGGAAAGGGAACTGGCTAAACTGCCTTTCAAGGCGCTGCATATCCTGCGTCCAAGTCTGCTGATCGGCAAGCGGGCGGAGTTCAGGCTGGGTGAAGCCATTGGCATGAAGATTGCTCCCGTGCTGGACTTGCTCACCTTCGGGCCATTGAGAAAATATCATTCCATGCAGGCGGAAATCGCAGGCAAAGCAATGGTGGCAGCCGCTAAATCCGGAAAAACCGGGACCTTGATCTATGAGTTCGATCCCATCGTTACGCTTGCTGCATAAGGCTGATCAGAGAATAAGTTCGTTGCTAACCGCATCTGTTTCTAAACGTCACTCTTCTTGACCATACCTGACAGCGCGATTAGGCTTCTCTGCGCCACTCCTAGGAGGACTTGTGAGACGAGTGTTTTCTCTTTCTCCATCTCTGCGTTCTGCGATTTTATTTGTGTCCATCTTCATGGCGGTTTCTCCGCTCATGGCGCAGGGCGCTCCGCCGGCTCAGCCGGCGGAAATCAAGCCGGGTGACAATCTTGTAGTCGAAAATATTCCTCCAGTGCCCGCAGCAATCGCAGAAAAAGCCAACCAGTATGGCGAGTTCCGCTTCGCCACATTGCAGGACTGGCATCCGACGAAGAAAGAAATGCTGATCGGTACTCGCTTTGCCGAGGTGCAGCAGATTCACATGGTCCAGATGCCAGGCGGAGCGCGTACGCAGCTCACGTTTTTTCCTGATCGCACCGGCGGCGGACGCTTTGGCCCCAAAGGCGATTACTTTACTTTCTCCAAAGATGTTGGCGGCGGCGAGTGGTATCAGATCTACCGGTATGACATTGCCAATGGCGACGTTACGCTGTTGACGGACGGAAAGTCTCGTAACGGCGGTCGCAGCTTCGCACACAATGATAACCGAATCGCGTACACCTCCACGCGCCGTACGGGAAAGGACACTGATATCTGGATCATGGATCCTACCAATCCCAAGGTGGACAAGATGCTTCTGCAATTGGAGGGCGGCGGCTGGGGCGTGGCAGATTGGTCGCCCGATAATAAAAAGTTGCTGGTGGTAGAGGAGGTCTCGGCGAACCAGACCTATCTCTGGCTAGCGGATGTTGCCACCGGCGAAAAGAAACTGCTGACGCCAAAATCCGGCGACGAGCAGGTTGCTTACGGCGGCGGCCCGTTCAGCAAAGATGGCAAAGGCTTCTACTCCACAACCGATCGCGACTCCGAATTTCGGCGTCTTGCCTATTTTGACCTGGCCACCATGCAGCCCACCTATCTCACCACCGACATCAAGTGGGACGTGGATGAAATGGAGCTCAGCGACGATGGCAAAATGATGGCATTTGTCACCAATGAAGACGGCATCAGCAAGCTTTATCTGATGAACACAGCCACGGGCAAATACAAGCCGGTTGCTGGCATCCCCACAGGACTGATTGACGGGCTGCGTTTTCACCGAAACAATCGCGACCTGGGATTTGTTGTGAACTCTGCAAGATCGACCGCGGACGTGTACTCGGTGGATGTGGTAACAGGCAAGATTGAGCGCTGGACAACGAGTGAAACCGGAGGCTTGAACACCGCAACATTCGCCGAGCCGCAACTCATCAAGTGGCAGACGTTTGACGGCAAGACCATCTCCGGCTTCCTTTATATGCCGGACGCAAAGAAGTTCCCCGGCAAGCGGCCCGTGATGGTGATCATTCATGGCGGCCCGGAAGGGCAGTACCGCCCTGGATTTCTTGGCCGGAACAACTATTACCTGAACGAAATGGGCGTAGCGCTTGTCTTTCCCAACGTGCGCGGGTCCACGGGCTATGGCAAAACTTTTCTCAAGCTTGATAACGGCGTCAATCGCGACCACACGCATAAAGATATCGGCGCCCTGCTGGACTGGATTGGCAAGAATTCCGCGCTCGACTCCGGCAAGATCATGATTGCCGGCGGCAGTTACGGCGGCTACATGACCTGGGCAGTCGCTTACGAATACAGCGACAAGATCTGCTGCAGCCAGCCGGTCGTTGGCCCGTCGAATCTGGTAACGCTATTGGAACACACGGAACCGTATCGGCGCGACCTAAGGCGCGTGGAATATGGTGACGAGCGCGATCCAAAAATCCGCGAGTACCTGGAAAAGACCGCGCCGCTGAACAACTCAGAAAAGATTCGCAAGCCGGTGTATGCCGTGGTGGGGAAGAATGATCCGCGCGTGCCCTGGACGGAGTCTCGGCAAATGCTGGACAAGCTGAAGAGCAATGGAATCCAAACCTGGTTCCTGATGGCGAATGATGAAGGCCATGGCTACGCTAAGAAGAAGAACCAGGACTTTCTCTTCTATTCAACGATCTTGTTCGTGCAGCAGTTTCTTTTGGGCCAGCAGAATGGGGCAAGTGGGACACAATAGGCAAATAACAAAGGGCCGCCGCAGCGGCCCATTGTTTCATCCCTCTTTCAGCTTAGTTAATAGGACTTGCCTGAAAAGCCGCACCGCACTTCTTCGGCTTATACGTGCTGATATCGCCGGAGACCATGGAGTTATTGTTGCACTCAAGCGCGAGTTTGCCGTTTCCTGTAATCGTGTCATTAGCGGCGAACTTAAGAACGGACATGGTATTTAAGACAATGCCGTCATCAGTATTGTTGTTGATGGTGTTGCCGCCCAGGCTGTTCAGCAGGGAACTAAGATCAACCAGGACGCCTACTCCCGTATTTCCGGAGATGTCGATTCCCCCATCCAGATAAGCGTCAGAGTGGTCGGTAATTTCAATTCCGCCTTTGCCATTGCCATCAATCGTGGTTGCGCCCGCCCATTCGCAATGGCTGGTTTCGCCGCAGTGCACGCCGACCCCCGCATTGGATGTGATTGAACCATCCGACATGATGACGGTGCTGGTATGGATCACTTCCAATCCAAATGGGCCTTGATTTCCTATGATGCGATTGTCGCCGCTGATATCGGCTTCAGCGCTGTTGGCAACAGATACGCCTACGCTGCCGTTGTTGCTGATTACATTCTCGGTGCCGGGAGTTACACCATCGCCGCCGTTCAGAATTAAGTGCCCAGTGGACACGGCGATACCAATACGGCCATTGTTCGTTACCGTGGTGCCGGTGACGTCACTATCCACATAAAACGTTCCGCCGCCCACGCTGATGCCGGAGCGAGTGCTCGCCTTGATTGCGCTGTCGGCAATATGGACCAGTGAATCGATGCTGGTAAGGCCGATGCCCAGACTGTTCTGGATTGTGACGCTCGTGAGGTCCACACGGGAATTGTCATTGATCAGAGCACCACGTCCGCCATCGAATATGATGTTCTGGATCCCCACTCTCTGTGATGCATCAATGGCCAGCAGATGTCCATTAGCATTTCCCGGCACCACCGTAGCCGTTGGATTGCCGAAGATCGTCAAATCGGTCCGGCCAAACATAACCACGTTCTCATGGCAGGTGCCGGTGACTGAGATGCTGTTCGGCCCTGCGGCGGGCAACGAGGCCAATGCATCATGAATTGTAGTGAAAGCGCCCGGCGTGGCGCCGCTGCAATCCACCGTGGCGCTGGCGGCAAATGCAAAGCTGGAAAGAAGAAACAGCGAACAAGCGAACAGCAATTTATACCCGGAGCAACTGGTCATAGTTATCCTCATGCCTCTGAAGTTAAATTGAAATTTGGGGAGTGACAGAACTTTACCGCAGCAAATCGTATGCTGCCAGAGAATAGTGCATGGGATTGAAAAATCGCTTCAAAGATTTTGCGGGAATTACAAAAATTGTCACTTCGTACCGGCTGGATGCATCCGGTGTGCAACAAGTTTCTGAATAAAAGACAGAAAACCCCAACTTCCGCAACAATGGAGGAACGGCAGGGGAGAAATCGGTTTTCGTCTCGATTCGCCGTAGTTCTAAAGACGCGATGACAGCGATTCAGCTATGCAGAAATTTTTCCAGGTCGGCATTAGATCCGCAAAGCACCACGCCAACCCTCTCTCCCGGACGAGGTTTGTAAACGCCGGAAAGAAGAGCCGCGAACGCGGTGGCGCCGCCTGGTTCGGCGATCAAGCGCAATTGCTGCCACAGCGCGCGTTGAGCTTCTAGGATCTGTTCGTCGCTGACCAGGAGTGACTGCGACACAAACTTCTGCGCGATCGGAAACATTAACTCACCCACGCGACGAGCACCGAGAGAGTCCGCGGCAACGCCTCCGGTCTCAACGTCCACCACC
This DNA window, taken from Terriglobia bacterium, encodes the following:
- a CDS encoding NAD(P)H-binding protein, yielding MTSRTAVVLGASGLVGGFCLRALVDDPDYTRVLTFGRRELPSLTRAKVAQRVADLATLSAEDFQGAQDVFCALGTTIRKAGSQEAFRHVDMELPLRAAEQAVRAGAEQFVVVSSVGADPASKNFYLRTKGEMERELAKLPFKALHILRPSLLIGKRAEFRLGEAIGMKIAPVLDLLTFGPLRKYHSMQAEIAGKAMVAAAKSGKTGTLIYEFDPIVTLAA
- a CDS encoding right-handed parallel beta-helix repeat-containing protein; the protein is MTSCSGYKLLFACSLFLLSSFAFAASATVDCSGATPGAFTTIHDALASLPAAGPNSISVTGTCHENVVMFGRTDLTIFGNPTATVVPGNANGHLLAIDASQRVGIQNIIFDGGRGALINDNSRVDLTSVTIQNSLGIGLTSIDSLVHIADSAIKASTRSGISVGGGTFYVDSDVTGTTVTNNGRIGIAVSTGHLILNGGDGVTPGTENVISNNGSVGVSVANSAEADISGDNRIIGNQGPFGLEVIHTSTVIMSDGSITSNAGVGVHCGETSHCEWAGATTIDGNGKGGIEITDHSDAYLDGGIDISGNTGVGVLVDLSSLLNSLGGNTINNNTDDGIVLNTMSVLKFAANDTITGNGKLALECNNNSMVSGDISTYKPKKCGAAFQASPIN
- a CDS encoding prolyl oligopeptidase family serine peptidase; this encodes MAVSPLMAQGAPPAQPAEIKPGDNLVVENIPPVPAAIAEKANQYGEFRFATLQDWHPTKKEMLIGTRFAEVQQIHMVQMPGGARTQLTFFPDRTGGGRFGPKGDYFTFSKDVGGGEWYQIYRYDIANGDVTLLTDGKSRNGGRSFAHNDNRIAYTSTRRTGKDTDIWIMDPTNPKVDKMLLQLEGGGWGVADWSPDNKKLLVVEEVSANQTYLWLADVATGEKKLLTPKSGDEQVAYGGGPFSKDGKGFYSTTDRDSEFRRLAYFDLATMQPTYLTTDIKWDVDEMELSDDGKMMAFVTNEDGISKLYLMNTATGKYKPVAGIPTGLIDGLRFHRNNRDLGFVVNSARSTADVYSVDVVTGKIERWTTSETGGLNTATFAEPQLIKWQTFDGKTISGFLYMPDAKKFPGKRPVMVIIHGGPEGQYRPGFLGRNNYYLNEMGVALVFPNVRGSTGYGKTFLKLDNGVNRDHTHKDIGALLDWIGKNSALDSGKIMIAGGSYGGYMTWAVAYEYSDKICCSQPVVGPSNLVTLLEHTEPYRRDLRRVEYGDERDPKIREYLEKTAPLNNSEKIRKPVYAVVGKNDPRVPWTESRQMLDKLKSNGIQTWFLMANDEGHGYAKKKNQDFLFYSTILFVQQFLLGQQNGASGTQ
- a CDS encoding helix-turn-helix domain-containing protein → MDQSAHGHPEPYVSPEEAAAFLKINRLKIIRMARSGSVPAHPLGAGKRRQWRFKLSELDKHMQGGIETTHPPVRQ
- a CDS encoding helix-turn-helix domain-containing protein; amino-acid sequence: MPDDYRIRKVLESLEDDPTTSVRELATRVNLSRSRLGHLFKLQMGVDLSHFLANERLEKAAELLRQTDLSVKEIAARNE
- a CDS encoding tyrosine-type recombinase/integrase produces the protein MSTLRKRSWHGGRKARTQLPPLGLGSLQKKGRQPLWLATVMRYYIQPAAQRAGIDKKIGWHTLRHTFSTLIKSLGVDAKVVQELLRHASFKTTMDGYTQALEAPKRQAQAALADLIMRTGKVGNA